Proteins from a single region of Natrinema salifodinae:
- the mutS gene encoding DNA mismatch repair protein MutS gives MTEATGIVGEFFSLKEATDAELLTMQCGDFYEFFGEDAEIVSDELDLKVSQKSSHGSSYPMAGVPVDDLTPYLKALVERGYRVAVADQYETDSGHAREIVRVVTPGTLLETSDADAQYLAAVIDGSSGSETTSADGDAYGLAFADVTTGRFLVADADDVDEALTELYRFDPVEVLPGPDVRTDDELLDLVRERVDATLTLHETEAFAPKRADHRVREQFGTETVERLSAAEPAVAAAGAILSYVEETGAGVLASMTRIQAHHGNDHVTLDATTQRNLELTETMQGERDGSLFATIDHTETSAGGRLLKEWLQRPRRSLETLERRQDSVAALSTAALARDEIQDTLGEAYDLARLASKATHGSADARDLVAVRETLAVLPRLAETIASNPDLADSPLAEIVERPNREAAAALRETLAEAIAEDPPSTVTQGELLQRGYDDELDEVIERHEAVKEWLDTLAEREKRQHDLSHVTVDRNKTDGYYVQVGKSAADGVPDHYEEIKTLKNSKRFTTDELEEKEREILRLEEQRGELEYELFEELREAVAGRAELLQDVGRALATVDALASLATHAAENRWVQPDLHRDDRFEIDQGRHPVVEQTTEFVPNDVRMDEDRGFLVVTGPNMSGKSTYMRQVAGIVLLAQIGSFVPAKEAEIGLVDGIFTRVGALDELAQGRSTFMVEMSELSNILHAATEESLVILDEVGRGTATYDGISIAWAATEYLHNEVQAKTLFATHYHELTGLAENLPRVANVHVAADERDGDVTFLRTVRDGPTDRSYGIHVADLAGVPDPVVDRARDVLERLREEKAIEAKGGGSTEPVQAVFDLGSETMRTQNQGQDGSQAQTPATTDGGPAGAGGGAESGEDDDQAIDPEVKAVLSDLESIDVNTTPPIELVTKVQELQERLEE, from the coding sequence ATGACCGAGGCGACGGGGATCGTCGGGGAATTCTTCTCCTTGAAGGAAGCGACCGACGCCGAACTACTGACGATGCAGTGTGGCGATTTCTACGAATTCTTCGGCGAGGACGCCGAGATCGTCAGCGACGAGCTCGACCTCAAAGTCTCCCAGAAGTCCTCTCACGGCTCGTCGTACCCCATGGCCGGCGTGCCGGTCGACGACCTCACGCCCTATCTCAAGGCCCTCGTCGAGCGCGGCTACCGCGTCGCCGTCGCCGATCAGTACGAGACCGACTCCGGACACGCGCGCGAGATCGTCCGCGTCGTGACTCCCGGCACCCTGCTAGAGACCAGCGACGCCGACGCGCAGTACCTGGCGGCGGTCATCGACGGCTCGAGCGGGAGCGAAACGACGAGCGCGGACGGAGACGCGTACGGCCTGGCGTTTGCCGACGTGACGACCGGCCGCTTCCTCGTCGCGGACGCCGACGACGTCGACGAGGCGCTGACCGAACTGTACCGGTTCGACCCGGTCGAGGTGCTGCCGGGGCCCGACGTGCGCACCGACGACGAACTGCTGGATCTGGTCCGCGAGCGCGTCGACGCGACACTGACGCTCCACGAGACCGAGGCGTTCGCGCCGAAGCGGGCCGACCATCGGGTTCGCGAGCAGTTCGGCACCGAGACCGTCGAGCGGCTGTCGGCCGCCGAGCCGGCCGTCGCCGCCGCCGGCGCGATCCTCTCGTACGTCGAGGAGACCGGCGCGGGCGTGCTGGCCTCGATGACCCGCATCCAGGCCCACCACGGGAACGATCACGTCACGCTGGACGCGACGACCCAGCGCAACCTCGAACTCACCGAGACCATGCAGGGCGAGCGCGACGGGTCGCTGTTCGCGACGATCGACCACACCGAGACCAGCGCCGGCGGCCGCCTGCTCAAGGAGTGGCTCCAGCGGCCGCGCCGGTCGCTGGAGACGCTCGAGCGCCGCCAGGACAGTGTCGCTGCGCTCTCGACGGCGGCGCTGGCCCGCGACGAGATTCAGGACACGCTCGGCGAGGCCTACGACCTGGCGCGGCTCGCCTCGAAGGCGACCCACGGCAGCGCCGACGCGCGGGACCTGGTCGCCGTCCGGGAGACGCTGGCGGTCCTGCCGCGCCTGGCCGAGACCATCGCATCGAACCCGGACCTGGCCGACTCGCCGCTCGCGGAGATCGTCGAGCGGCCGAACCGGGAGGCGGCCGCGGCCCTCCGGGAGACCCTGGCGGAGGCCATCGCCGAAGACCCGCCGTCGACGGTGACCCAGGGCGAACTCCTCCAACGAGGGTACGACGACGAACTGGACGAGGTCATCGAGCGCCACGAGGCGGTCAAGGAGTGGCTCGACACCCTCGCCGAACGCGAGAAGCGCCAGCACGACCTCTCGCACGTCACCGTCGACCGGAACAAGACCGACGGCTACTACGTTCAGGTCGGCAAGTCCGCCGCCGACGGGGTGCCGGACCACTACGAGGAGATCAAGACGCTGAAGAACTCCAAGCGGTTCACCACCGACGAACTCGAGGAGAAAGAGCGAGAGATCCTCCGCCTCGAGGAGCAACGCGGGGAACTGGAGTACGAACTCTTCGAGGAGCTCCGCGAGGCGGTCGCCGGCCGCGCCGAACTGCTCCAGGACGTCGGCCGCGCGCTGGCGACCGTCGACGCGCTCGCCAGCCTGGCGACCCACGCGGCCGAGAACCGGTGGGTCCAGCCCGACCTCCACCGGGACGACCGCTTCGAGATCGATCAGGGCCGGCACCCGGTCGTCGAGCAGACGACGGAGTTCGTCCCCAACGACGTGCGGATGGACGAGGATCGCGGCTTTTTGGTCGTTACCGGGCCCAACATGTCCGGGAAATCGACGTACATGCGACAGGTCGCCGGGATCGTCCTGCTGGCGCAGATCGGCAGTTTCGTTCCCGCGAAGGAGGCCGAGATCGGCCTGGTCGACGGCATCTTCACCCGCGTCGGCGCGCTGGACGAACTCGCGCAGGGCCGGTCGACGTTCATGGTCGAGATGAGCGAACTCTCGAACATCCTCCACGCGGCGACCGAGGAGTCGCTCGTGATCTTAGACGAAGTGGGGCGGGGAACCGCGACCTACGACGGCATCTCGATCGCCTGGGCGGCGACGGAGTACCTGCACAACGAAGTACAGGCGAAGACCCTCTTCGCCACCCACTACCACGAACTGACGGGGCTCGCGGAGAACCTCCCGCGCGTGGCCAACGTCCACGTGGCCGCCGACGAGCGCGACGGCGACGTCACGTTTCTCCGAACGGTCCGGGACGGGCCGACCGACCGCTCCTACGGGATCCACGTCGCCGACCTCGCCGGCGTCCCCGATCCGGTCGTCGACCGCGCGCGGGACGTCCTCGAACGTCTGCGCGAGGAGAAGGCCATCGAGGCCAAGGGCGGCGGCTCGACCGAGCCCGTCCAGGCCGTCTTCGATCTG